A region of Streptomyces sp. TG1A-60 DNA encodes the following proteins:
- a CDS encoding TIGR03943 family protein codes for MRRPLQALLLLLSGLGLLHATLLTDHYLRYVKEGMYPFLVASGVLLLLLGGLEAWSVWRPEGTNAHETHEGDQEGEGSDHGHDHSTPPRVAWLLFLPALSLLFYAPPAIGAYTASREAPKAVAVTEQDGFDPLPTTSPLPMTLTDFTRRVQQDRDRAIDGRTVLMTGFVTPDTEGADGEGGWYLTRTIFSCCAADAQFVKVRVHGVAPPPADTWVTVTGTWHPAGTLGTGSAQAALDAETVEEVPRPTNGYTDALPLTGS; via the coding sequence GTGAGACGACCCCTGCAGGCGCTCCTTCTCCTCCTCAGCGGCCTCGGCCTCCTCCACGCCACGCTCCTCACCGACCACTACCTCAGATACGTCAAGGAGGGCATGTACCCCTTCCTCGTCGCCTCGGGAGTGCTGCTGCTCCTGCTGGGTGGGCTGGAGGCATGGTCGGTGTGGCGGCCGGAAGGGACGAACGCGCACGAGACCCACGAGGGTGACCAGGAGGGGGAGGGGAGCGACCACGGTCATGACCACTCCACCCCGCCCCGCGTCGCCTGGCTGCTGTTCCTCCCCGCGCTGAGCCTGCTCTTCTACGCCCCGCCGGCCATCGGCGCGTACACCGCCTCCCGGGAGGCCCCCAAGGCGGTGGCGGTCACGGAGCAGGACGGCTTCGACCCCCTGCCGACGACCTCACCGCTCCCGATGACCCTCACCGACTTCACGCGCCGGGTGCAGCAGGACCGTGACCGGGCGATCGACGGCCGTACGGTCCTGATGACCGGCTTCGTCACCCCGGACACGGAGGGCGCCGACGGCGAAGGCGGCTGGTACCTGACCCGCACGATCTTCAGCTGTTGCGCAGCGGACGCCCAGTTCGTGAAGGTACGCGTCCACGGCGTCGCGCCCCCGCCCGCCGACACCTGGGTCACCGTCACCGGCACCTGGCACCCCGCCGGTACCCTCGGCACCGGCTCCGCCCAGGCGGCCCTCGACGCCGAGACCGTCGAAGAGGTCCCCCGCCCGACCAACGGCTACACCGACGCCCTCCCCCTCACCGGCTCCTGA
- a CDS encoding molybdopterin oxidoreductase family protein, with product MPNSATPTHCPYCALQCGMNLTPGADGSDGVAVVTERADFPVNRGALCGKGRTAPAVLSSRVRLTSPLVRRAGVLEPASWDEALDRIAEGLTRTRTEHGPDACGVFGGGGLTNEKAYLLGKFARVVLGTSQIDYNGRFCMSSAAAAGMKAFGLDRGLPFPLEDIPKTGCVVLVGSNLAETMPPALRYLTELRDNGGTLIVIDPRRTRTAEQADLHLAPRPGSDLALALGLLHLIVAEGRTDEEYIRERTSGWEETRAAAMAHWPEYVERITGVSVPELREAVGLFCEPEHAMVLTARGPEQQSKGTDTVGAWINLTLATGRAGRPLSGYGCLTGQGNGQGGREHGQKADQLPGYRKLVDPEARRHVAEVWGVDPESLPGPGRSAYELLDALGTDIRSLLLMGSNPVVSAPRAAHIEERIKSLDFLAVCDVVLSETAELADVVLPVTQWAEETGTTTNLEGRVLLRRRAITPPEGVRSDLEVMHELADRLGVEKGFPTDAEEVFGELRRASAGGPADYSGITYRRLAEENGVFWPCPAPADEVHPGTPRLFLDRFATDDGRARFVPVVHRAVAEEPDAEYPVLLTTGRVVAQYQSGAQTRRVDELNAAAPGPFVELHPRLAERVGAAEGDPVAVVSRRGRAVAPARITTTIRPDTVFMPFHWPGEGRANTLTNPALDPTSRMPEFKACAVRVEAVGD from the coding sequence ATGCCGAACTCCGCGACGCCCACCCACTGCCCGTACTGCGCCCTGCAGTGCGGGATGAACCTGACGCCCGGTGCGGACGGGTCCGACGGTGTCGCAGTGGTCACGGAGCGCGCGGACTTCCCGGTGAACCGGGGAGCGCTGTGCGGCAAGGGCCGTACGGCGCCGGCGGTGCTCTCGTCCCGGGTCAGGCTGACCAGTCCCTTGGTCAGAAGGGCGGGCGTCCTGGAGCCCGCCTCCTGGGACGAGGCACTCGACCGGATCGCCGAGGGGCTCACCCGCACGCGTACGGAGCATGGCCCGGACGCGTGCGGAGTGTTCGGCGGCGGCGGGCTCACCAACGAGAAGGCGTATCTGCTCGGCAAGTTCGCGCGGGTGGTGCTCGGCACCTCGCAGATCGACTACAACGGCCGCTTCTGCATGTCCTCGGCGGCGGCTGCCGGGATGAAGGCCTTCGGGCTGGACCGGGGGCTGCCGTTCCCGCTGGAGGACATCCCGAAGACGGGGTGTGTCGTCCTCGTCGGCTCCAACCTCGCGGAGACCATGCCGCCGGCGCTGCGGTATCTGACGGAACTGCGCGACAACGGCGGCACGTTGATCGTCATCGATCCGCGCCGCACCCGCACGGCCGAACAGGCCGACCTGCATCTGGCGCCGCGCCCCGGCAGCGATCTCGCCCTGGCTCTCGGCCTGTTGCATCTGATCGTGGCCGAGGGACGGACGGACGAGGAGTACATCCGCGAGCGGACCAGCGGGTGGGAGGAGACGCGGGCAGCGGCCATGGCGCACTGGCCGGAGTACGTGGAACGGATCACGGGGGTGTCCGTTCCCGAACTCCGCGAGGCGGTAGGGCTGTTCTGCGAGCCGGAGCACGCGATGGTGCTCACCGCGCGCGGGCCCGAGCAGCAGTCCAAGGGCACGGACACGGTCGGCGCGTGGATCAATCTCACGCTGGCGACGGGCCGGGCCGGCCGGCCGCTGTCCGGGTACGGCTGTCTCACCGGACAGGGCAACGGGCAGGGCGGACGCGAACACGGCCAGAAGGCCGACCAGTTGCCCGGCTACCGCAAGCTGGTCGACCCCGAGGCGCGGCGGCACGTCGCCGAGGTCTGGGGCGTGGACCCGGAGAGCCTGCCCGGCCCCGGGCGCAGCGCCTACGAGCTGCTCGACGCGCTCGGCACCGACATCAGGTCCCTGCTGCTGATGGGCTCCAACCCGGTGGTGTCGGCGCCCCGGGCCGCGCACATCGAGGAGCGGATCAAGTCGCTGGACTTCCTGGCGGTGTGCGACGTCGTGCTGTCGGAGACGGCGGAACTCGCGGACGTCGTGCTGCCGGTGACCCAGTGGGCGGAGGAGACCGGCACGACCACCAACCTGGAGGGCCGGGTGCTGCTGCGGCGACGCGCGATCACCCCGCCCGAGGGCGTCCGCAGCGACCTGGAGGTCATGCACGAGCTGGCCGACCGGCTCGGCGTCGAGAAGGGATTCCCGACCGACGCCGAGGAGGTCTTCGGCGAACTGCGCCGGGCCAGCGCGGGCGGGCCCGCCGACTACTCGGGGATCACCTACCGGCGGCTGGCGGAGGAGAACGGGGTGTTCTGGCCCTGCCCCGCCCCGGCCGACGAGGTCCATCCCGGTACACCGCGCCTCTTCCTCGACCGGTTCGCCACGGACGACGGCCGGGCGCGGTTCGTGCCCGTCGTGCACCGGGCGGTGGCCGAGGAGCCGGACGCCGAGTATCCGGTGCTGCTCACCACCGGGCGCGTCGTCGCCCAGTACCAGTCGGGCGCCCAGACCCGGCGGGTCGACGAGCTGAACGCCGCCGCGCCCGGCCCGTTCGTGGAACTGCACCCCCGGCTCGCCGAGCGGGTCGGCGCCGCGGAGGGCGATCCGGTGGCCGTGGTCTCCCGCCGGGGCCGGGCCGTGGCCCCCGCCCGCATCACGACGACCATCCGCCCCGACACGGTCTTCATGCCCTTCCACTGGCCGGGCGAGGGCCGCGCCAACACCCTCACCAACCCCGCCCTCGATCCGACCTCACGCATGCCGGAGTTCAAGGCGTGCGCGGTGCGGGTGGAGGCAGTGGGGGACTGA